The genomic window TACAAGTAAGTGTTAGTGCAGGGCTTATTTATTTAGCTGCATTTTTTGTTTTTGGTTTGAGTGTTGAAGTTTCACTTATTGTTTCATTGGCTTTTTCTTTATCTTCAACAGCAATTGTTTTAACATATTTAAAACATTCAAAAGATATTCACACTCCTTATGGAGAAAAATCAACTGCAATTTTGATTTTTCAAGATTTAGCAGTAATTCCTATTTTATTACTTATTACATTTTTAACAAATGATACTTTATCAATCAGTGAAGTTTTAGGAAAAACTTTTATTTCAGCAATAATTATTGTACTTTTTATGTTTACAATTGGTAAAAAACTTATCTCGTGGCTTTTGAAATTTGCTTCAAATACAAGAATCGAAGAGTTATTTTTAGGTTCAGTTCTTTCAATAGTAATAGGAACTTCACTTTTAGCAAATCAAATGGGATTTACTTACTCTTTGGGAGCATTTATTGCTGGTATGATTATTTCTGATACTAACTTTAGTGTAAAGGTTGAATCTGATATTGCAAGTTATAAAGATTTACTTTTAGGAGCATTTTTCTTTTCTGTTGGAACAAAAATTGATGCTTTATACTTTTTAGAAAATGTGCATATTATATTGGCAATATTTATTCTAATCATGCTTATTAAAGCTTTAGTTATTTATGTAATTATTAGAAGAAAGTCAGATAAAAGTACCGCTATTAAATCAGCACTTGCCCTTTGTCAAGTTGGAGAATTTTCATTTGCTATTTTTGCATTAGCTGCAAGTAATAATTTATTATCACATGAAATGGCAAGTTTCTTGATTTTGGTTTCAGTATTATCAATGATTTTAACGCCATTTATTGTAAATAATATTTATAAATTAGCTTCTTATTTTGTTGTTGAATTTTATGAATCTGATAAAATTACTCCAATTGAAGCAAAAAACCATGTTGTTATTTGTGGATTTTCAATTTTAGGAAGAGTAATTGCAAATGATTTAAAAGAGAGAAAAATTCCTTTTGTAATAATTTCGGATGATTTAAGACACGTACTTTTAGGAAGAAAATTAGGTTATATGGCATATTTTGGTCACTTAGATAAATTACCCGTTTTAGAGTCATTAAAGGTTGATGAGGCTTCAAGTGTGATTATTACTGTTAGTGATACTCATAGAAAAAGATTGATTTGTGAAGCAATTTTAAAGTTTCATGCAAATGCAAATATATTGTTAAAAATTGAATCTTTAGACGAAAAATCACAATTAAAAGATTTAAATATTAAAAAATTTGTACATGCTCATTTTGAAGTAGGGCGATTATTGGTTCAAGAGGCTTTAGTAAATTTAGAAAACAAGTAGATTTTTAATCTTCTTGTTCTTCAATATTATGTCCATGTTCATGTTCATCTAAATTTTTCATAATATAATCATAAATTCTTTGATATTCAGAATCTTCAGTTTTATTCTCTTCAATAACAGCTAAAATATTTTGAAGTTCAACTAAAAATGACTCCATCTCTTCAATAGCTAACATATCATCTTCTGTTTGAGAATTTGTTTCTAAAAGTTTAGATAAATCTTCTAAATAATTTTCAACTTCTGGAATCATTACTGTTTCAACTAAGTCTTTTAGTTTTTCTTTTACATCTGTCATAAGTTTCCTTTTTATTGATAAGTAGATTATATTATTATCTTCATTTAAATTACAAATGAAAATCTAAAGTTAATTTGTTACAATGCTGCCATGAAAAAAATATTTATTACAATTTTACTTTTACTTCTTAATTCTTATGCTCTTGAAATAAAGCAGATGCCAATAAAGTTTACACAAAATCGTATTGATTTAACTAAAGAATATATAAAAAATTCATATGGTTTAGATGTTAAAGATATAAATATTGTTCCTCAAATAATAGTTATTCATCATACTGCAAGTGATGATTTAAAAGAGTCTTTTGATAGATTTTATCCTGAAATTTTATTATCAGATAGAAAATATATAAAAAAAGCTGGTGATTTAAATGTATCAGCACAATTTTTAGTAGATTTTGATGGAACAATTTATTCTTTGATGCCTGAAACGTATATGGCAAGACATATAATTGGCTTGAATCTTTCAAGTATTGGAATTGAGAATGTTGGTGGAAATAAAAAAGCATTAACAAATGAACAATTAAAAGCAAATATTGAATTAGTTAAATATTTAAAAGATAAATATAAAACAATCCAATATTTAATTGGACATTATGAATATATGCGTTTTGAAAAACACCCTTTATTTTTAGAAAAAGATGCAAAATATAGAACAATAAAACATGATCCAGATAGCATTTTTATGGAGAATTTAAGAGTAAATTTTCCAGATTTAAAATCTGTTAAAGATACTCTTTAAGACTAATTACTATTTCAAATGCAATTAAAATAATAATTATCCACTCTAAAAATGATGAATATCTATGTTTTTGTTCATCTCCTAAAACATGCAGAAGTTCTTGAATAATTTCCACTTTTTTGTTTAGAACTTCAACCCTTGATTTTATATCTAAATATTTAATCATTTTTTCATATTGATTTTCATATTGTGGATATTCCCAAAAGAATTCAGGAGTATCAAGTAAATCATAGTGTAGATTTATCTTACTTTTTACTAAAAACAGTTCTCCGATTTTTTTTGAAATCTCTTTTTTTGTAAGTTTGATTTTTCCAGTTTGGGCTAATTGTAAAGGAATATTTGAATTATCATCAATACTTGATTGTACTTCTTTTTCAAATTGGTCAAGTTTTACATTTTGTGCTAATGCTTGAGAGATAGCAATTTTTGAAGTTGAAGATAAATCATCTAGATAAATTGTGTCGAAATTTATTTTAAATTCACTTTCTAAAATATAATTTAACTCTTCAACAAAAGGAATTTCAAAACTATTTATTTCATAATTTTTTATGAAATCCATAAAAAATTTGATATTTTCAAATTTTACGTTCCAACAAATGAAAACACCATATTTAAATAGAATAATTTGTTCATTTTCTTCTAAGTTAATAATAATTGCATCTTTTATAATAGTGCACTTATATCGTTCTTCAATGCTTGTAAATATCTCTTTTTCAAATTTTTCACAAGTTAAATAAGATATTAATTTTTTTATTTCCATGATTTTTCCATAGCTAAGTATTTAGGATTATTATATAACAATAATGTTACTTTTTAGAAACAAATAAAAATACAAAAGAGAGAATTAAGA from Arcobacter venerupis includes these protein-coding regions:
- a CDS encoding peptidoglycan recognition protein family protein, which encodes MKKIFITILLLLLNSYALEIKQMPIKFTQNRIDLTKEYIKNSYGLDVKDINIVPQIIVIHHTASDDLKESFDRFYPEILLSDRKYIKKAGDLNVSAQFLVDFDGTIYSLMPETYMARHIIGLNLSSIGIENVGGNKKALTNEQLKANIELVKYLKDKYKTIQYLIGHYEYMRFEKHPLFLEKDAKYRTIKHDPDSIFMENLRVNFPDLKSVKDTL
- a CDS encoding RMD1 family protein, whose product is MEIKKLISYLTCEKFEKEIFTSIEERYKCTIIKDAIIINLEENEQIILFKYGVFICWNVKFENIKFFMDFIKNYEINSFEIPFVEELNYILESEFKINFDTIYLDDLSSTSKIAISQALAQNVKLDQFEKEVQSSIDDNSNIPLQLAQTGKIKLTKKEISKKIGELFLVKSKINLHYDLLDTPEFFWEYPQYENQYEKMIKYLDIKSRVEVLNKKVEIIQELLHVLGDEQKHRYSSFLEWIIIILIAFEIVISLKEYL
- a CDS encoding cation:proton antiporter, with the protein product MENILFTLFLSISIATILNIILKRFGVSHIIGYIITGTLISYIFNFNGLDIGSLELIAEFGIVFLMFTIGLEMSFDKIKKMKEILLLNGFLQVSVSAGLIYLAAFFVFGLSVEVSLIVSLAFSLSSTAIVLTYLKHSKDIHTPYGEKSTAILIFQDLAVIPILLLITFLTNDTLSISEVLGKTFISAIIIVLFMFTIGKKLISWLLKFASNTRIEELFLGSVLSIVIGTSLLANQMGFTYSLGAFIAGMIISDTNFSVKVESDIASYKDLLLGAFFFSVGTKIDALYFLENVHIILAIFILIMLIKALVIYVIIRRKSDKSTAIKSALALCQVGEFSFAIFALAASNNLLSHEMASFLILVSVLSMILTPFIVNNIYKLASYFVVEFYESDKITPIEAKNHVVICGFSILGRVIANDLKERKIPFVIISDDLRHVLLGRKLGYMAYFGHLDKLPVLESLKVDEASSVIITVSDTHRKRLICEAILKFHANANILLKIESLDEKSQLKDLNIKKFVHAHFEVGRLLVQEALVNLENK